The Dermochelys coriacea isolate rDerCor1 chromosome 7, rDerCor1.pri.v4, whole genome shotgun sequence sequence GCTGCCTGCTAGCCCTTAATTGCTCACTTCATTATAAGTGGTCTCCTCCAACATATGTGAACCCCTTCTGCTTAGCAagctgtcccaccttgtattttgctgtgaAATTCAGGTTACCTTCTTCAGACCTCAAGaaaagctctgtgaagctcaaaagcttgtcccttccaccaacagaagttggtccaataaaagatattatctcacctaccttgtctctctcaattgTTTCCATAGCAGTCAGGCACCCAACCTGCTCAGGCACTTACGTAATTCCCACTgagcatctatctgcatctttaggtggctaaatagagctggtcagaaaatgttcTGTGGTAGAGTAAagttccattaaaataaaaatgattcacAAAAAGATGTCAATTTccctgaaattttgttttggaggaaaaaaagcgggggtcccatttcaacattttcaaaccaaaacattttaatttttcctttcaaaagtttggtttgaatttttgtattttgtgttataATATCAGAGGAAAAATTCATTTAGATTCTAATttgatatatatatgtatttttcctATAATattataacacaaaatatatatatatatatatatatatatatatttgcagaattttgaaattttgggatTTTGTTCCTAATCGGactgaaaataaattttgaaattctcagcaaaatggaatttccattctctGCCCAACTATACTAaatgcctttggaaatctcaccCTTAGGGACTTACATGCAGGTTTGTATCCTTTATATATTTCTATCTAAAGCACTGTCAGTGTTAGTAGTAATACATGTAGCGGGAGGGGAATTTGAACTTTACATTTTGCATGCTAAAGCACCATAGAAACTGCTGACAGCAATGACCCTTACCTTTTATCCACTCTGTTGTCTGAATCTGAAGAGAGAACAGTAAGAAAAGGTGATTATGTGAGATACCATGGATAGAAATGCAAAGTTGATCGGCctgttcagataccatggtgatggggccaTGAGTACCTAGGTACTATAGCTAAGTAGGGAGATCCACCAAATCTTACAGAGGCAACCTCATTGACATCAAAGGGACTGTAGTCTCACAATGGATAGCAGGATCAAGctcaatataaaatatattatattataatattccATATTCTTTCTGAACCCTTTAATTTGGAACATTGGATATTCAGCTTTTTCAAGACTGCACAGTAGCTAATACCACAGTTGGTGTTGGTTCATTTATCAGCCCCAAATGTAGTGAAAAACAATTCTGAGAACAGATAAATGATGATGAGGGAATTAGGAGGAATGGACATGATTTTTTTAGACCTgttatatagtggcaatatgagAAATTTAGGCCTCCCCACTTAACAGCTAATCTTCAGTGTCTATACAGAGTAAAGTGGGATGTCtaagttttcctttaaaagacCCACATTTACACAAAACAGCATAGAATCAAGTTACCTACCTTAGAAGAAAGGGGTGAGGCAACCCTAGCAGGATCTGACCCTGTGGTTTCAGACAGTCTATTGCCACTCTGAAGGTGAGGCcactaaaccagtggttttcaacctgtggtccgcggacccctgggggtcccgcagactatgtctaaggggtctgcaaaaggttgtcattaccatacAATGTGGTCTTCAACCTGTCGGGGGGGTCTGCAGactgtgtctaagatttccaaaggatcCGCACCATCATTCGAAAtgttttaggggtctgcaaatgataaaggttgaaaaccacttgcATTAAGCCATCCCCTCTACTGAGCTAGGTGGTGGGGCTGGTGTTGGAGCTACTTGTCCTGCAGTGCTATTGACCTAACAGGCTTAGGTGGTTGCCATGTTGGCAAAGCCTTTACTTCTGTTGATTGCATGAAGATTACCACAGTGTTCCAACCACAGaagcaaatgttttaaaatgcagaatacGGATGACCAAGCAAATACCTAGCCATGctctcattctttctctctgtgAACATTCCAATGTCTTTcacaatattttcctttttaatacgTGGCATGGTTTTCATGGCACAAACTGGCTATGTGCTTAAAATGTCCCTTCATCTAAACAGCGGATAGATTAGCATCAGTTCCCTGCATGACTCACAAATTGTTCTTCACCTGCTATTGGGCATGTAAATGTCCAAGTGGAATTCATCACAGAAATGTCATTAAAGAGAATACCTGCATGGATCCTGGGTCCCACAATAACTACAtttccttttggggggggggttcttttATCTGTTTTTCCATGGTCATGTTACATGAAATTGCATAATGACTCCATTTTGTACTATAATGCAATTCaagatgcctttttttttttaatagaaggtGGCTTGGGAAAGgtattaaaaatcaatattttgtcATTCAAGACAACACAAGTTTTCAGGCTATGAGGCTGAGAAGATTTTTTCCAAGGATTCCCTCAGCTCTGGGGTGTCTGGATCTGGGGTACTGGTtgaggcccagctctgcagtgctTGGGACATAAGACCTCCAAGAAAAACCAAGGATACTGGATGAAGGGTTGCTGATGATTCAGCTTGCAATATGTCCCCCTCTAACCCATGCTCTGGCTATTGAAGGTTCTGACAAGTACAGCTGAGCTCCTGAGATCTTGTACTCCTTAAAAATCCCATGGGTCTTTTTGCAAGAGTGGGGCTGTTAAAACTGGTGTTCTGGAAAAATTTCAATCTGGGTAAGTATTTTTTGCTGCCTCATCTCTCATTATAGTTGCAGCAGGGTTTGGTATTCCTCTTTATTCCTTGCTCTCAATTGCTGTGGAGTGTTGCTAGGTGCTCTTATCATGTCCTGCACCAGAGCTGATTGCATTTCCATGGTGGGAGAAATTATCCCTTTCTTTACTCTGTGTTTTAGTTCATTAAGCATTTTGGAATCTGGGTTGAGAGGTTCTCTGTGCAGAGGATGTATGCCAATGAGCCAAAGTCTGcccccagggaagtcaatgggtcAAAATCTCCCCACAGGGAAGTAAGTGGGACAAATTATGCTCTCTTTTAAACTGCTGTATATTTACATGAAGGGGGGCAGTTTCAGCTCAGTTTCACTTTAAATTGTGGGTTTGAACTCAGCACTCCAAGTGGCCTGTGAAGTCGTGTGGTCTGAAACCAAAGGAGGTGTGGGTTCCAAGAGCTATGAAGTGAGACCACTGAGCTTTTCTCTGCCCTAAATAATGCAGCCAGTAAAAGCATACATTCCTGTAGCAACTGGCATCCCAGAGAACCCAACAGCATCTTACAAGCCAAGCTCCTGTTCGTGCTCTCATtagaagccagtgggagttttgccaggcATATACCTTGATGGAAGTTACAGGAATCAGACAGTACCCTCTGAGGAGGAAGGGTGGATCCAGTACAGTGGGGGAAGTGGAAATTCTGGTCAGGATGCTTGTGCAGGCACCTACTCAGAGCTAacgtgccatgggatctttaacgTACATGCAGAGTAGATAAGACcctttttaaaaaggtctccTCCAAAAGATGCTTACATAGTTTGCGATTTACACAGTTTACACAGATGCAATTTATTTCCCTTGGAAAGATGAGTTGACCATGTCAGGATTCAAACATGGGGACCTATGGATGTCAGGGATTTCAAATCTGAAATTTGCACCCCTTTTCAAACACAATTCCCTTTGCAGCTCCACCCAGCAGATACTCTGCTCTTACTACACACAGATCTACTCTGACCAAGGGAGCAGAGTAATGGAGTTTAGACTTGCTCTGTTATGGGCGAGAAGAATTTCTGTCGAAAGTCAGAAAGCAAGAGTATATTTCTCTTACCTACAAAGTCATTGTCAATCAATTGCCTTTTGATCATGCAGATCTTTAGTGCTAAAAAACCAAATGCTAGGAAGGCTCCCAGGGTAACTCCTATGATAACATACTTGGGGTCTGAAaggagaaatgaaaataaatcattGAATACacattattaaataataaaatatttggtgttttgggggtggggatatAGGACAAAGATTCCAAAATTAACCTGAGCCTTATTCTTGGCAAATGATGGCCACATTAGTTCTCCCACTTTAAAATAAGTTGAATGTGTAGGACTAGCTAGTGACCCTCCTCAGCCGCAAACCTGCAGTGCTAATTCACATCTCCCACTCCCCAGTAGAACTGTGCTCATTGGAACTGATGACTGGGGGACCCATGGCAGGTTGCTGAACTTTGTGAACCACTGAGTAAATGAACAACCTTCAGTAAGACATGGGGTCAGTAGGAGAGCCTGTGTGGGCTAGAGACAAGGTTAGTGACTTGTACTTCAGGAGACAAGGGTGctgttcctgattctgccattgGCATCCCATGTGAccttgtctatttggattgtaaggtctttgggacagagactatCTGTAACTGTGTATTTTGTACAGCACATAACATAATGGTTTGAGGCCTAGATGCTACATTAATATTAATAGTAATTTGAAAAGCCAGGTTACGGCAATGCTATGCGTAATGTCTTTAGATTTGCAAttgtatttcagttttaattataataatatttcCTGGGATACTAGTAAGTGGCTTTGTAAAAGTCAGGAAGGCTTGGAGCCATGAGCCCCCAACTCAACAACTCTGCTATTAGAATTTTTGCTGAAGAGAGAGAGCAGCGTTTTTAGATATGACTTACGAAGCACATGATGGTTCTACTCTGTTAAAAAATCAGGTTCACAGACTGTATACTGCCCCTGTTCATAGTCTTTGGGGTTCCCGTCTTCATTCCCGTTGctctaatgaaaataaaaagtctAAAATCCTTTAAATATAGTTGTTGCTGTTACTGCACTTTTAGTTCCTGGCTCCTACCCCTGTACAGAAGGTAACATCCTGAGATGGACTCACCTATTACATCCTCCTCGGATGTTCCAGAGGCAGAGACCTTTGCTCTCcagaaatctgaaataaaagtgaTATATAGGAGAATGTATTGTATCCTGCTAGTGACTGTACTTACCTGATAAATAGAGCGGGACGGAATCATGCTAGGATACAACACATGATCAATTAACAGCTGTACATAGGGCTTATAAATGGATCTAAGGCCTTGTAAAGCAGGATGCATCATCAGAATGATATTTAATGGGGACATTCCTAAGGAACAGGCATCAGCCTTTCCATTCTACAAGTCTGTAGGCTGCACACATGGGAGACAAGTCTGAAATGTCATCATTCCCACTGGAAACAAACGAGAGATTCCAAATCTGACGACTCTATTAAAACATCTTGGGAAAGGCAGATCCACCCATGGCAAACCTCCCGAGGAAAAACATCTGCTCCGGTCCTGCCTAAATCATGACTCCAGCCTTCAGCATGAAATTGCTGACAGAGGGGGTCTCTTCGGGGATGTTGTCTCACCAGGGAAAATGTTATGGTGTGAGAGGGAACTTTCCAGAACCCTCAGCCCCAACCTCCCACTTCATCGTAGGGCCATTTGCCAAGCTCCATCCTTTCCCACAAAGCTGTGTGTGGCCTACGTTCTGAGCTATCAGCTTCTGCAAAACAGAAAATACCCACTGTTTTTCATGGACAatttcgggggggaggggaattaacATTTCCcactaaaaaaaagttaacaatttccccctgcccctccagattTTGGTCTTTCATTGAAAATCTctaatgaaatgaaaattttcagcaaaaacttTGGTTTaggaaaaaaggccatttttgctAGAACATTTCCAACTAGCTCTGCTCAGAATGACAGCAGTGGCACCTGACGGCATCAggcacacagacactgagatgGGATTTttatgcagattttaaaaagttcttgtAAGAAATCATTCTTCCTCGGTGTGTTTCGTGAAGGGTGCAAGCTCTTGTCTCCTTTACCAAGATGCTAATAACAGAGAAAGGGCTCCAGACCTGGAGGCCTGGATTAATTTCAGTGATTGACAATGGGTTTATGTTGGAACAAATCCAGCCTGCATATTAAGGCTTCAGAAAATCTTGAGATTGgcttttaaaatcatgagattttaagacATATAATGTCAGATGCTTTTTGAGCCCTCagtgttcacattttaaaacttaaCTCTGCAGTCAGGAAGGCTGtaaactaacttttaaaaaatgatttgttttcctattgtagtcacatgactccaggagctgaggcttcaTGAAAAAACACCTATGATAAACCCGCAAGAGTGAACAACACTGTATGACCAGTGTCCTGGTTACAAAAGAGGAAATTGAAATGATGTTGAAAGGCTCTAAGGGAGGAAAGGGTGTGGAACACTTAGGTTTTAATTTAGAAACCAAAGAACTAACTTAATTCACTTTGCTTCAGCATGTGAACTTCTTTcattataaatgtaaaaaaagcCTTCCTTCTACCCATCCCCTTAATTATTCTTTCTGTTCATATGAAGAATGTTTTAAATTCAAACATAATAAAAGTAATATTGTATTACTTTTATTATCCTAATGATCATAATACAGAGACCTTCATGTCTGCTTTCTAATGGAATTAAATTGGTGGTGGATTATGTATTTTATGGCAGGAATCATATTTTACATGGACTATTTCATGTAGGTCAGTTTAATATATAGAGATTTAATTAttagattctttttaaaaagggaaggacgGAGGCCTCTGGAAGCCCATAGGAATTGGGATGATGCTTTCAATTCATACGCTTCAATATAGATTTGATTAAGATTTAATAATAGCTAGTGGGTGCAGTTGAAATACCATTTGCTTCTGAATTTAACTTCACTTATATGTAAAACAATTGGGTTGTTTTCTTCCACGTGACAAGAGCTGTGTCATGGAGACTACACATGAAACCATGCATTGCTTGCATGTTTGTTGCAACCCACAAAATCAGCTTTGGTTTGTTGAAATGTTTGCAACTTCTCAGCAGAAAGGGAGGGAATAGCTTTGAATACCCCCCAAATTCTGAAGAAGTCCAGATCCAACTTTACGACTGGCCGCCATCTCTATAATGTGCCAAACATAACTCCCAGATCTGAATCCCCCATAATTTTGGAAATAGTTAGATCTTGATCATAACTTTGCAGAACTATCTCTGGTTCTGAGCGATCGCTGGACCATTTTCAAGCAAACCTGGGCCAACTGATGGTCCCTCATCCTGTTCCCTTCACTACCCAACTCACGTGCAATATGCAATTTGCACAATAATGCAAatgtatttgtattgtggtggtcCCAGAAACCCCTGTCATGGATCAGGATTCGCTTGTGTTTGGAAAACACAGAATAAACACAGACAGGAAGAAAGTCCcagtcccaaagagctcacaatctgtCTTATGAGGGTTTAACCCAGCAGCTTTAACTGAGTGTTGCTCTGAGTTCTTGTTTGAACCTGAAATCCAGCCTGACATTTGTGTGAATCCACCCAgtttcaaagaaaaggaaaaggtttGACTGTGTCATGAGCACAAAGAGTGAGACCTGCATTTCCAGTCTAGATGGATTGCATTTTagattaaagaaaacaacaaacaaacaaagaacgaATGCAATGTCTCCATGAGCAGCACCAGAGCATCTCTCAGTCTGAAAGAACCTCCACTGTGAATGCTCTCTCCACCTTAAATATAAAGGTGCAGAATACAGAGAACAGAATCATAACTAAATACCCCACACTGTGAACTGCTGCAATGAGAAATGGTCCCTTGTGTACAACTCTGCTGGTGAATTTCACTGTGTACGTGTGTGCATGGGCCAAGGTGCAGAGAAAACCAGGGCTCTGTGGTGCACTGTGATGTGCAGACTGTATGGAGAAAACATCAATAGCTCATGCCTCACATCTCACTGCTGAACAATAACGTGAAAAATAAACCATGTCAAATGTTCCCACGTCATCACCTGGCTGTGAATTGTATCAATACGATGCGTCACCTTTCATGGCAATCAGCACTTTCTCCAGCCTCTTTTCTCCTGTCATCTTCTAGTCCCTTGAGACCTTTTCCCTCTTTACTTTTTCagatctctccctccttcccattcTTCACAGCATTCCAGCAAtcaacagatggccttgtggcaTCTCAGTAGCCACCACTAGCATGTTGTCAGTGTTGTTATTGCTGGGGAAAGCAAGTGggtagagggagagagaggcagagtcCTGGAATATtgagaggtggagtgggggggaaaggcaGACAGCAAACCTTGAGTGGGCAGACAACTCTGGAGACAAATATAGACTACCCATGGAcatgaaggggagagagaaatccaGGGAGGATGGAAACCATTCCTGAGTtattagaaaaaggaaaatatttgggCTAGGTACTATGGTATTTGCACACCAAGAATACAACAGCTAGACTTATGGGTTGGTTCAAGAGTCAGGCACTGTTGATGTCCAGGCAAACTGAGTCCTTCCTTCTTCATCATTATAGGCTATATGTTAACACCCACCCAGGGACAGGAATCTGGGCCCCTCCCTAGCTTTATCTGCACTGGAGAGATGTGGCATTGGCTACAGCTGTAcgagtaacacacacacactctgttaaTGCCCCTTGCCTCTTCTCCAATGGATTTACAGCACTGTATGATGCCACTGCAATGGAGCAAGTCTCAGTGCAATTGCATCCACAGTGCAGTTGAACTAGAATGACCTGTGTGCACATGTGGGACTGCTGCAAGCTGCACTGGGGTAACTCTTTGAGGCTGTATGAGGCTAATGAGTTTCCTGTGATTACTCCTATTGAGAAGGAAGGCTCAGGCATGTCCCCCAGTAGCAGTAGATGACTCCCCAATCCCATAAATCAATAGAAACGAAGCTAATCTGCATATTGGCTGGATGTTTTGCATGAGCTGCAggctctgctctgccccttcttAGTAGGGCTCTTCCTGACACATCCCCTCaatgtgcctcagtgtccccatgtGTCAAATGGCTCTGGATAATCCTAGCCCATTTCCTGGGAGGGCTGTTGTGAAAGCAAATATGCCTGATGCTGGCAGATGCTCTGAGAACATCCAGAAAACTTTATGTTCTGCATGTCCAGAGTGGCATGTGAATTGCTAAGCAAGGTGTATGGAGAGGTAAAAAAGGGGCTTGCACACAGAATGCACATAGACTATTGCTTTTTACTTACCCTGTAAGTGAAATCCCAAGGAGAATGTTCTGCAGCTATcagttctctc is a genomic window containing:
- the TMEM273 gene encoding transmembrane protein 273 isoform X5, with product MTFLTSWIPVLTTFLLLLYFWRAKVSASGTSEEDVIDPKYVIIGVTLGAFLAFGFLALKICMIKRQLIDNDFVDSDNRVDKRSHVESAAIREEVNL
- the TMEM273 gene encoding transmembrane protein 273 isoform X2; translated protein: MTFLTSWIPVLTTFLLLLYFWRAKVSASGTSEEDVIDPKYVIIGVTLGAFLAFGFLALKICMIKRQLIDNDFVDSDNRVDKRYLLSLLGPVALPVRLVRYSLLLSHVESAAIREEVNL
- the TMEM273 gene encoding transmembrane protein 273 isoform X4; translated protein: MTFLTSWIPVLTTFLLLLYFWRAKVSASGTSEEDVIDPKYVIIGVTLGAFLAFGFLALKICMIKRQLIDNDFVDSDNRVDKRYLLSLLGPVALPVRLVRYSLLL
- the TMEM273 gene encoding transmembrane protein 273 isoform X3 yields the protein MTFLTSWIPVLTTFLLLLYFWRAKVSASGTSEEDVIDPKYVIIGVTLGAFLAFGFLALKICMIKRQLIDNDFVDSDNRVDKRYLLSLLGPVALPVRLVRYSLLLVDKAPPTGQV